CCCCAAAGAAATCTCCTTCACCCATAATCGCTAAGGTGACAGTTTCGTTGTCCCCCGTTAAGCGCCGTACCTTGATCCAACCGGATTCAATGAAGTAGACGGCATTGCCCCAGGAGTCTTCCATCAAGACAGTCCGTTCAGCGGGATACTCATGCTCTGTGGTGACGGACAGGAGCCATTCGATGGTTTCGGGATTTGCGGTACTAAAGAGAGGAAAAAGCTCGCTAAAAGCTTCGATGTCCATGAAGTTTTTTCGGGTGTGCGGAATTAAACAGGCTATTTGGCGTGACTGTTGGCTGCTATTTTCTCATGTTTTCTTTTCAGAATAGCTCACTTTGGTGGGATGACCGCCCCAGGCGATCGCCGCCCATGGTGTTGTTTACCTTAGGTTAAGCTTTGCAGTCTAATGGGCCTGGAAACAAATCCCCTTGGCATAATTTGGATTGGAGCACAACAAGGAATGAAAATAGCCTGTGTTAAATACCCTCGACCTCAAGCGATCGCTGGACAAAGATACTTACAAAGATCAGTTAGAAGAGCTGATGCAGCAGTTGCGCACCCTGCAAACGGCCTGCTGGCAGCACCAGTTACCAGTGACTGTGGTGCTTGAGGGGTGGGCCGCTGCCGGGAAGGGAGCTTTGGTCAAAAAAATGACCAATTACATGGACCCCCGGGGATTTTCTGTGCTGCCGATCTTCGAACCCTCTTCCCGGGAAAAGCACTACCCATTCCTTTGGCGCTTTTGGCACAAACTCCCTGCCAAGGGTAGCATCGCTTTTTTTTACCACAGTTGGTATACCCATGTTCTTGAAGATCGCCTCTTTGCACGCCTAGACCCCCTAGAAGTGCCCTCAGTGGTGCGAGAAATCAATGGTTTTGAGCGTCAATTGGTCGATGATGGCATGGCGATCGCCAAATTTTGGATTCACCTGTCCCAAAAGGAACTCAAAAAACGCCTCAAGGAAGCTGAAGCCGACGAACTCGAAGCCTGGCGGGTGCGCCCAGAGGATTGGCAACAGGCGAAAAATTACGACGAATACCAGAGCCTCGCTGAAGAAATGCTGATCTACACCAGCACCGGCGCTGCCCCCTGGACCCTGGTGGAAGGTAACGATTACCGCTGGTCAGAAATCAAAGTGCTCTCCCAACTGGTGGCCACCATTGTCGAAGCCCTCGATCGCCGCAAAATTACTCTCCCCGCAGCGGTGGACATTAAACCCCAATCTCAACTCCTCCCTACAGAACCAGATTTCCTGGCCAAGGTGGATTTAAGTCAAACCTTAGACCAAAAAGAATATAAAAAGCGTTTGCGGGCAGCTCAGATCAAACTCCGGCAACTGCAACTGAAGATTCACCAAGAAAAATTGCCCGTGCTCCTCCTCTTCGAAGGGTGGGATGCCGCTGGCAAGGGGGGCGCGATTAAACGCCTAACCGACGTGCTCGATCCCCGCAGTTATAAGGTGGATGCCTTTGGTGCCCCCACCGCAGAGGAAAACCGTTACCATTACCTCTGGCGTTTTTCCCGTCACCTGCCGGGCATGGGAACGATTGGCATTTTTGACCGCAGTTGGTATGGGCGGGTGCTGGTGGAACGGGTCGAAGGTTTTGCCACGGAGGCGGAATGGAAGCGGGCCTACCGGGAAATCAATGAATTTGAGGCTCAGCTCACCCGGAAGGGCTATGTGTTGGTTAAATTTTGGCTCCACATTGACCAAGCAGAACAGCTGCAACGCTTTGAGCAACGGCGGGAGAATCCTTTTAAGCAATACAAATTAACAGACGAAGATTGGCGCAACCGGGAAAAATGGGATGAATATGATGTGGCGATCAATCAGGCGATCGCCCGCACCAGTACCCCCGCTGCCCCCTGGAGCATTGTCCCGGCCAATGACAAGCTCTTTGCCCGGGTGTTTGTCATCGAAAAAGTCATTGAGGCGATCGAAGACAAGCTAAAAAGTCTCAAGGATCAAGAGAACCATACCTAACTGAAATTGACCTGCGCCTAGGATGATAACTTTTGAATTCCAGCAGTTGGTAGCTGGGCTGTTAAAGCCTGGATTGTTTGTTGACTACAGGGCTCCCGCCAATGTGGAGCAATTTCTGCGAGGGGCACGAGGACAAAAGCCCGCTCCTGCATCCGGGGGTGAGGCACTTGTAAGTGGGGAAAATCAATAATGTCTTGACCATATAAAATCAGATCTAGATCCAAGGTACGTGCTCCCCAGCGTTCCCGTCGCTCTCGACCAAAGTTTTGTTCAATCTCTAAAAGCATCGCCAAAAGTGTTTCGGCCCCTAAATTCGTCACTTGGGCGGTCAGGCAACCATTGATATAGTCCGGTTGGGGCGGGCCTACCGGCGCGGTGCGATACCAACTAGAGCAGGCGGTCAGGGTGAACCTGGGGTGGGCCGTTAATTGGGCGATCGCCTGTTTGAGAATATTAAAAGAATCTCCCAAGTTACTCCCCAAGGCGATCGCCACATCGATTTCCTGCGCCATTTTTGCCCCACAATTTTCTCAAAAATCCTTCCAAATCCTAACCTTTTACCCAGACCCCGAACCAGATACTATGGTGTAGGCAAAAATCCCCCCCAATATTTCACACAACCAAAACGGAGGAAACCAAGGTGGCAACCCGCGTCATTATCGTGCGTCACGGACAAAGCAGCTATAACGCCCTCAAAATGATCCAGGGCCGTTGTGACGAATCAGTCCTCACAGACAAAGGTCGCGCCGATGCCGCTACCGTCGGCCAAGCTCTCCAAGGAATCAATTTTGCGGCGATCTACTGCAGCCCCCTCCAACGGGCAAAACAGACCGCCGAAATTATTCACCAACAGCTCGACGGTGTTCCTGCGCCCACCCCGAGTGCAGGTCTTTTAGAAATCAATCTGCCCCAGTGGGAAAAACTTCTTAAAACCGAAGTTAAGGAAAAATACCCCGAAGCCTATCGCCTCTGGCACGAAAACCCCGCTGAATTTGCGATGACCCACGCCGATGGCAGTGAGCATTATCCCGTCAAAGACTTATACAACCAGGCGCAACAATTCTGGCAGGAACTCCTCGCCAAGCACCAAGGGGAAACAGTGCTAATCGTCGCCCACAATGGTATTAACCGCTGTCTACTGATGAGCGCTGCGGGCATTCCCCCCAGCAAATATCAGAGCATCCAGCAATCCAACTGCTGCATCAATGTAGTTAACTTCGCCGGTCAACTGGGGGATATTGTCCAGTTTGAATCGATTAACCAAACCGCCCACCTCGGCGTTACCCTGCCTTCCTATCGCCCTGGCCATAATGGTTTACGCCTCCTGCTCGTGCGCCACGGGGAAACCAACTGGAACCGAGAAGGCCGCTTCCAAGGGACGATGGATATCCCCCTCAATGAAAATGGCCAGGCCCAGGCCGCTAAAGCCCAAGCTTTTCTCAAGGATGTGAATCTAGACTTTGCTGTCACCAGTCCCATGAGTCGCCCGAAGGAAACGGCAGAAATTATTCTCCAGGCCCATCCCCAGATTCAACTGGCGACCCATCCCCAGCTCGAAGAGATTGGCCATGGCCTTTGGGAAGGAAAACTAGAGTCCGAAATTGAGGCAGATTTTCCGGGGATGCTCCAGGAATGGCAAACCAAGCCAGAAACGGTGCAGATGCCCGAGGGGGAAAATCTCCAGCAGGTATGGGACCGGGCCAACCAGGCTTGGGATGAAATCGTCGCCCAATATAGCCAAACCCCCAATCAAGTCGGGTTAGTGGTCGCCCACGATGCAATTAATAAAGTGATTCTCTGCCGGGTGATGGGACTGCAACCGAAGGATATTTGGGCCGTGAAGCAGGGCAACTGTGCGGTCACAGTGGTGGATTATCTCCAGGGAGCCGACAGTGAACCCGTCCTCCAGGCGATGAATATCACCTCCCACCTGGGCTTTGGGGTGATTGATAAAACGGCAGCTGGAGCGCTGTAGGGTTTAAACCAGGGGAAGGCGATCGCCTTCCCTTATAATCAGTTTCTGGATTTTTAGAAATCTGCATCAAAAATCTTTGTAGCAATCGTATTTTGAGGGAGTGTCATGGGTAAAATTGCGTGGGTTTTTCCGGGTCAAGGGTCACAGGCGGTGGGCATGGGGGCAGATCTCGCTGACAATGCGATCGCCCAGGCTAAATTTGCCGAAGCGGAGGCAATTCTCGGCTGGTCTGTGCTCGACAAATGCCAGGGAGATGAAGCGGAACTGTCCCGCACCCTCTATACCCAACCCTGTCTCTATGTGCTCGAAGCAATTCTCTGCGATCTCTACCGGGAAAAAGCCCCCCAGGTGGATTTCGTGGCGGGCCATAGCCTGGGGGAATATTCCGCCCTCTATGCCGCTGGGGTCTATGATTTTGCCTCGGGTTTAAAGCTGGTGCAAAAGCGCGCCCAACTGATGGACCAAGCCTCTGGGGGCAAAATGGCAGCCCTGATGAAATTTGACCGGGCAGAACTGATCGAAAAAATCGCCGCCACCGAGGGCGTTACCCTGGCTAATGACAATAGCGAACAGCAGGTGGTGATTTCCGGTACCCCCGAAGCAGTCGATGCAGTGATGAATGGCATTAAAACCAAACGGGCGATCGCCCTAAATGTGTCCGGGGCGTTTCACTCCCCCTTTATGGCAGAAGCAGCAGCCCAATTTGAATCGGTTTTGGCCGCCGTCGAGTTTGCTGATGCAAAGATCCCGGTGTTGTCCAATGTTGACCCCCAACCGGAAACCCAAGCAGCGGCCCTCAAAGCCCGGCTCCAAAAGCAGATGACCGGCTCTGTGCGCTGGCTCGAAATTATGAACACCCTCAATGATCTAGAAGTGGCCACTGCTGTGGAAATCGGCCCCGGTAAAGTGCTGACGGGCTTAATTCAACGGACTTGTAAAGAAATGACAACTCAAAATATTAGCGCTTTAGGCAATATCGCGTAGAAATTTTGTCTTGTCGATTTTGGCGATCGCCTTTTTATCCGCAGGGAAGAAGGGCGATCGCTTTTTTGTAAGGCATCAGAAAAATCATCGCTAGAATAGAGCAGATTGAATCTTTTCGAGAAAATCATGCGCCGAATAATTTTTACATTCAGTCTAACAACTATTGCCTGTATAAATTTTGCCTTGGGGACATCTGAAGTGGCAGTCTCTGCTTCCCATGAAATGGGGTCAGAACTTGAAACTCAAAATTCAGTTTTTATGCCTCAAGATATTGACTTTGGCAAACATTTTCGTGACTTGGATGTTGAAGGTTCAATTCTGATTTACGATGCTCAAAACAATCGCACTTATCAATATAATCCCGAACGAAATCAAACAGCTTTCCCTGCCGCCTCAACTTTTAAAATTCTCAATTCTATGATTGCCCTAGAAACGGGGGTGATCAACGATGAACTTTCGGTCTTAACTTGGGATGGCATTCAGCGGGAATTACCCCAATGGAATCGGGACTTGAATTTACGGGAAGCGTTTAAAGTTTCTGGCGTTTGGTTCTATCAAGTGTTGGCGCGGCGGGTTGGCCATGGGCAAATGGATGAATGGATGACAAAAGTCGATTATGGCAATCAAAAAATTGGCGGACCAGAATCGATTGATCGTTTTTGGTTAGATGGGATTCTACAAGTTACACCCCAAGAACAAGTTGATTTTTTACAGGATCTCCATGCTGAAAAACTTCCTTTTTCTGAGCGCACAATGGCAATTGTTAAAGACATTATGATTGCAGAACAAACACCAGACTATACCATCAGCGCAAAAACAGGCTGGTTTGGCTTCGGGGATTATTCAAAACCGAATATTGGCTGGTATGTCGGCTACGTTGAAAAAGATGAAAATGTTTACTTTTTTGCGACAAACATTAATATTGATACGGAAAGAGATGCTGCAGTTCGCATCGAATTAACCCGCCGTTGCTTGCAGGATTTAGGCATACTGTAACGGATAGAAAGGGATAAACCAAGGACGTAACAATGATTTATTTAGACTCGGCGATCGCCTCCGAAGCAAGTGAGGCCATGGCCTGGGGTTGGGTCAAAGGCATCACCACCAATCCCACCCTCCTTGCCAAGGTCACTAATCCCCCGGAAGAAACCCTCAAAGCTTTGGCCGCAATTACTCCCGGGGAACTGTATTACCAACTGGTGAGCGAAGACTGTGACGGCATGATCCGGGAGGCCCATCGAGCACGGGAGATTATCGGTGACAAACTGGTGCTAAAAATTCCCGCCACCTTTACAGGCTTCCAATCTCTCCCAAAACTCGCGCCAGAAATTGCTTGTTCCGTTACCGCCATCTATCACCCAAGCCAAGCGGTGATTGCCGCCGAGGGGGGTGCAAAATATGCGATCGCCTATGTGAATCGGGCCACCAGACTCCTAGGAGATGGTTGCGCTCTAGTTAAGGAAATGAAAACGGTCCTCCAGGGCAGCGAGACGACGATCCTCGCTGCTAGCCTCAAATCCAGCGATGAGGTGGCTGGGGCGATCGTCGCTGGAGCCGACCACATCACTGTCCCCTTTGCGATGCTGAAGACTTTGACCTCTCATCCCCTCTCGGAGGAAACAAAGGTAGAATTTAATCGCCTCGGGTGTGGTTTGCCGGAAACAGATTCCTAAGGAGGTTGTCTATACTGAGTGAATAGCATTTACAAAACTTCATCATAAGCAATCCCTTGATGACCTTTTTCGACAACCTCAAAAAACCGACCCTCTTTGGCCATGTGGTCACACCGGAACTATTTGCCCTGCTGACGGTGTATTTTGTCCAGGGCATTTTGAACCTGTCCCGGCTGGCGGTGAGCTTTTTCCTCAAGGATGACCTCGGCCTAACGCCGGCAGAGGTGGCGGCTCTCACGGGCTTGGCGGCCTTCCCCTGGGTGGTGAAGCCCCTGTTTGGTTTCCTTTCCGACGGCTTCCCTTTGTTTGGCTATCGGCGGCGGTCCTATCTGATTTTGGCAGGGTTACTCGGCTGTGGCGCTTGGGCGGCGATGGCGACGGTTGTCGAAACTCCTTGGCTCGCGGCGACGATGATTGTCCTCAGTTCTGTCTCCGTGGCGATCAGTGATGTGATCGTCGATTCGGTGGTGGTGGAACGGGCCCGGGCGGAATCCCTCGATAAAGTCGGCTCCCTCCAATCTCTCACCTGGGCGGTGGCAGCGGTGGGGAGTTTAACTACGGCCTACCTCAGTGGCTGGTTACTAGAGCAGTTTGATACGCGGGTCGTTTTTGGGATTACGGCGATCTTTCCATTGCTCGTTTCGGCGATCGCCCTGCTGATCATTGAACAGCCCCAAGCCTCTGGTTCTTTCCAAGCCACCACCACTAACATTACAACCCAAGTCAAGACCCTCTGGGGAGCAGTGCGCCAAAAAGCAATCTTATTGCCCATGGCCTTTGTTTTTCTCTGGCAAGCCACCCCCAGCGCCGACTCTGCCTTCTTCTTCTTTGTGACCAACGAATTGGACTTTAACCCCGAATTTCTCGGACGGGTGCGCCTAGTAACCAGTTTTGCGGCTCTAGCAGGAATTTATATCTACCAGCGCTATTTGAAGCAGGTATCATTTCGAAAAATCTTGGGCTGGAGTACCGTTATTTCAGCGGTATTAGGATTTACCACGCTGATCCTCGTCACCCATGCCAACCGTGCCCTGGGCATTGATGACCGCTGGTTTAGCCTTGGGGATAACCTAATTTTGACCGTCACTGGGGAAATCGCCCTGATGCCGATCTTGGTGCTGTCAGCCCGCCTCTGCCCGCCGGGGGTAGAAGCGACGATGTTTGCCCTTTTGATGTCTAGTTGGAATTTGGCGGGGCTGCTGTCCCACGAATTGGGGGCTTTGCTCACCCAATGGCTCGGCGTCACAGAAACGGATTTTGATCGTCTGTGGCTGTTGGTAACGATTACGAACCTCTCGACGCTACTGCCTCTAGTGTTCTTGAAATGGTTGCCCGCAGGGGATCCCCAGGCGGAATTAGAAACGCCTCCCATTGAACTGTACGAACATCGCGCTGCTCTGTCAGGCACAGAATCAGCTCTTTTCCCGACGGTAGAGCCTAATTTTGTTGGCTCCCAGGTAGAAAAACATTCTTGATCTAAAAAAATTCAGCGGGTGTCAAAGATCTGTGAAACAAAAATGCACAGACTAGAGACTAGAATTACAATGGTTTGTCAACAATGAACCATTGCTTTTGTGTGGGGTTTCCCACCTTGTGGACTTTTAGGCTTTGATGTGAATGCTGAACCTATCGTTTTATCTCCGTCGTTCTCGCCGTTGGGTGAAATCAATTCTGCTAGGTGTGGTCACCTTTGCTCTGGTATTAGGGTTTAATCTTCTACCCCAACCCCAATCGGCTCCCCTGGCGATCGCCCAGGCCCAAACCAAAATTAGTACCAACAACAGTTGGCGCCAAGCTTCGTTTCCGGTGGAAAACTTTCAGAGGTATACCTCTGGCTTTGGCTACCGGACCTCTCCGACCAGCGGCCAACGTCAATTTCACCAAGGCTTAGATATTGCTGCTCCCCTTGGTAGCTATGTCCGTAATTGGTGGAGCGGTCAAGTGATCGGCCTTTCGGATAACACCGCCTGCGGCACAATGATTCAAATCAAATCGGGTGATTGGGAACATATTTACTGTCACCTTAGTGGCTATGTGTCTTCTTCAAATCAAGGGACATTCCTGTTGGATCGCAACGGTGGTATTCAGGTGTGGCTCGGTCAAGAAATTAACGCTGGGACGCGAATTGGCCGGGTAGGGATGACGGGGCGCACCACTGGCCCTCATCTCCATTGGGGTCTGAAGCATGCAGGGAATTTAGTAGATCCGGCCCTGGTGCTCCAAGCGATGTATAACCAGCCCACTGCTTCCCTAGATGATTTGGTACAACCTACTTAAATTCTGCCCTAATCAATCCTAATCAACCATGGCTAATCCCTCTGAGCTGCTACCTTTCGGAGCAGTTGTAGGGGGGTTAGTTGTTTGAGGAAGGCTAATTGGGTTTGGTTGCGCACTAGCAGTGCCCCGGCAAACCCCAGGGAGTTTACGGGAATATTTTTGTAGTGGTCTTGCGATCGCCTGACCAAGAGCATCCAGCGGCGGGTCACCAAGAGGTTATAGGGTTGGGTTTGGGGGCCTGGGCTAAAGGGGCCTTCAAGTAATTGGAGAAAACGCAGTAGAGAGACATAGGCTTCAAACAAAGTATTGCCTTCATAGTCCCTAGGGAGGGGGATAATCCCATGGGTGAAAGCAAACAGGGGCACTTGCTGGGGTTGAAAATCTGTCCTGAGGGAAGACAGCACTTGATCAATGGGCACCGCAAAGGTTTCAGTGTTTGCGTGAAAGGGGATCAATTGCAGGTGTTTGTGGGGTTGACTGGCCCCGGCGATCGCCCCAGCGTTATAGAAAGCCAAGCCATCGAGCCGTTGTAAACAATGGGCGAGGGCGGTGAAATCCGCTAGGGTAAGCCAGGTTTCCTGGGGTTGAAACTCCCGGGTGATGATCAAAATATGGTGATCAACCACGTTGAATTTATTCAGCAGACACACGTGGTGGGGGGTCAGGTCGCAGACAAAGAGATTTTCGTCATAGGGCAGAAAAGGATTGATCTTTGCCTTTTCCTGGCGAGCTTGGTAATTTTCCTTCCGGGCCAATTGTTCTAAGATTCGCACCACAAAGGGGATGCCGTGGTCGATGACAATTTCCTGGGCGGTGGTCAGAGAATGGAGTGCCCCCACCTGTCGGGCGTGCTTGGTGGTCCGTTGGATTTGAGACAACAACTCATTCATAGATCCCTGGGGCGATCGCTCCAAGATGAAACATCCCAAAGTTTAACGGATCGATGCTGGCGCTTCATCTTTTCTGCTGGGTTGACCAAGGGAAAGTTCTGTCTCGGGATCAAAAAAGTGTAGTTGTTCTGGGTCGAAGGCGAGCCAAATCTGTTGTTGGGGGCTGACCTTTTCATTAGGGGAAATGCGCACCTTGAGATTAACCATCGGAAAATCTACCAAATGCGCACTGAGGAAGGTTTCGTTCCCCAGAGCTTCTACCAAGTCGATGGTGACGGCAAGGTTTTTGGTGGCAGCAGGGCTGAGACGCAGATGTTCCGGCCGAATCCCCAGCAGGAGCGATCGCCCCCGGTAGGGCTGGAGCAGCGATTGCCAGGCATCTGGGGCTGTAAATCGAAACTGGGGATGTTCGACCACCCCATTGATATCGACATTGACCGACAAAAAGTTCATGGGGGGTGACCCGATAAATTCTGCCACAAAGCGATTTATTGGCCGGTTGTAGACTTCGAGGGGCGGGGCCACCTGGAGAATTTCGCCTTTGTGCATCACCGCAATGCGATCGCCCATGGTCATCGCTTCGGTTTGATCGTGGGTCACATAGATAGTGGTGATCCCCAGTTGGTGCTGGAGTTGGACAATCTGGGCCCTTGTCTCACTGCGTAGGGCAGCATCCAGGTTAGAAAGGGGCTCATCCATCAAGAAAACCTGAGGATTACGGGCGATCGCCCGGCCCAGGGCCACCCGTTGTTTTTGTCCTCCAGAAAGTTGTTTCGGGAGGCGATCGAGCAGATGATCAATCTGGAGGAGTTGGGCCACCTGCTGTACCCGCTGGCGAATTTGGGCTTCCCCGGTGGGTTGGTAGCGCCAGGCCGTTGGCAAAGGCCGAGTCAGGCCGCGCCAAGTGTTCTGCACCCAAGAACTTTTGGTCTCTGCCGTGGGCATCCGCCGCAGCCCAAAGGCAATATTGTCGTAAACGTTGAGGTGTGGGTAGAGGGCATAATTTTGAAACACCATCGCGATGTCCCGCTGCTTGGGGGGCAGATCATTAACGGGGCGATCGCCAATCAAAATTTCCCCGGCGGTGGCGGTTTCTAAACCCGCAATCAACCGTAGTAGCGTACTTTTACCGCAGCCCGAGGCGCCCACCAGCACCATGAATTCACCGTCTT
The nucleotide sequence above comes from [Synechococcus] sp. NIES-970. Encoded proteins:
- a CDS encoding hypothetical protein (conserved hypothetical protein); translated protein: MLNTLDLKRSLDKDTYKDQLEELMQQLRTLQTACWQHQLPVTVVLEGWAAAGKGALVKKMTNYMDPRGFSVLPIFEPSSREKHYPFLWRFWHKLPAKGSIAFFYHSWYTHVLEDRLFARLDPLEVPSVVREINGFERQLVDDGMAIAKFWIHLSQKELKKRLKEAEADELEAWRVRPEDWQQAKNYDEYQSLAEEMLIYTSTGAAPWTLVEGNDYRWSEIKVLSQLVATIVEALDRRKITLPAAVDIKPQSQLLPTEPDFLAKVDLSQTLDQKEYKKRLRAAQIKLRQLQLKIHQEKLPVLLLFEGWDAAGKGGAIKRLTDVLDPRSYKVDAFGAPTAEENRYHYLWRFSRHLPGMGTIGIFDRSWYGRVLVERVEGFATEAEWKRAYREINEFEAQLTRKGYVLVKFWLHIDQAEQLQRFEQRRENPFKQYKLTDEDWRNREKWDEYDVAINQAIARTSTPAAPWSIVPANDKLFARVFVIEKVIEAIEDKLKSLKDQENHT
- the folK_2 gene encoding 2-amino-4-hydroxy-6-hydroxymethyldihydropteridine pyrophosphokinase; translated protein: MAQEIDVAIALGSNLGDSFNILKQAIAQLTAHPRFTLTACSSWYRTAPVGPPQPDYINGCLTAQVTNLGAETLLAMLLEIEQNFGRERRERWGARTLDLDLILYGQDIIDFPHLQVPHPRMQERAFVLVPLAEIAPHWREPCSQQTIQALTAQLPTAGIQKLSS
- the gpmB gene encoding phosphoglycerate mutase yields the protein MATRVIIVRHGQSSYNALKMIQGRCDESVLTDKGRADAATVGQALQGINFAAIYCSPLQRAKQTAEIIHQQLDGVPAPTPSAGLLEINLPQWEKLLKTEVKEKYPEAYRLWHENPAEFAMTHADGSEHYPVKDLYNQAQQFWQELLAKHQGETVLIVAHNGINRCLLMSAAGIPPSKYQSIQQSNCCINVVNFAGQLGDIVQFESINQTAHLGVTLPSYRPGHNGLRLLLVRHGETNWNREGRFQGTMDIPLNENGQAQAAKAQAFLKDVNLDFAVTSPMSRPKETAEIILQAHPQIQLATHPQLEEIGHGLWEGKLESEIEADFPGMLQEWQTKPETVQMPEGENLQQVWDRANQAWDEIVAQYSQTPNQVGLVVAHDAINKVILCRVMGLQPKDIWAVKQGNCAVTVVDYLQGADSEPVLQAMNITSHLGFGVIDKTAAGAL
- the fabD gene encoding malonyl CoA-acyl carrier protein transacylase — its product is MGKIAWVFPGQGSQAVGMGADLADNAIAQAKFAEAEAILGWSVLDKCQGDEAELSRTLYTQPCLYVLEAILCDLYREKAPQVDFVAGHSLGEYSALYAAGVYDFASGLKLVQKRAQLMDQASGGKMAALMKFDRAELIEKIAATEGVTLANDNSEQQVVISGTPEAVDAVMNGIKTKRAIALNVSGAFHSPFMAEAAAQFESVLAAVEFADAKIPVLSNVDPQPETQAAALKARLQKQMTGSVRWLEIMNTLNDLEVATAVEIGPGKVLTGLIQRTCKEMTTQNISALGNIA
- a CDS encoding beta-lactamase, putative; this translates as MRRIIFTFSLTTIACINFALGTSEVAVSASHEMGSELETQNSVFMPQDIDFGKHFRDLDVEGSILIYDAQNNRTYQYNPERNQTAFPAASTFKILNSMIALETGVINDELSVLTWDGIQRELPQWNRDLNLREAFKVSGVWFYQVLARRVGHGQMDEWMTKVDYGNQKIGGPESIDRFWLDGILQVTPQEQVDFLQDLHAEKLPFSERTMAIVKDIMIAEQTPDYTISAKTGWFGFGDYSKPNIGWYVGYVEKDENVYFFATNINIDTERDAAVRIELTRRCLQDLGIL
- the talC gene encoding transaldolase, which codes for MIYLDSAIASEASEAMAWGWVKGITTNPTLLAKVTNPPEETLKALAAITPGELYYQLVSEDCDGMIREAHRAREIIGDKLVLKIPATFTGFQSLPKLAPEIACSVTAIYHPSQAVIAAEGGAKYAIAYVNRATRLLGDGCALVKEMKTVLQGSETTILAASLKSSDEVAGAIVAGADHITVPFAMLKTLTSHPLSEETKVEFNRLGCGLPETDS
- a CDS encoding integral membrane protein — encoded protein: MTFFDNLKKPTLFGHVVTPELFALLTVYFVQGILNLSRLAVSFFLKDDLGLTPAEVAALTGLAAFPWVVKPLFGFLSDGFPLFGYRRRSYLILAGLLGCGAWAAMATVVETPWLAATMIVLSSVSVAISDVIVDSVVVERARAESLDKVGSLQSLTWAVAAVGSLTTAYLSGWLLEQFDTRVVFGITAIFPLLVSAIALLIIEQPQASGSFQATTTNITTQVKTLWGAVRQKAILLPMAFVFLWQATPSADSAFFFFVTNELDFNPEFLGRVRLVTSFAALAGIYIYQRYLKQVSFRKILGWSTVISAVLGFTTLILVTHANRALGIDDRWFSLGDNLILTVTGEIALMPILVLSARLCPPGVEATMFALLMSSWNLAGLLSHELGALLTQWLGVTETDFDRLWLLVTITNLSTLLPLVFLKWLPAGDPQAELETPPIELYEHRAALSGTESALFPTVEPNFVGSQVEKHS
- a CDS encoding M23 peptidase domain protein, encoding MLNLSFYLRRSRRWVKSILLGVVTFALVLGFNLLPQPQSAPLAIAQAQTKISTNNSWRQASFPVENFQRYTSGFGYRTSPTSGQRQFHQGLDIAAPLGSYVRNWWSGQVIGLSDNTACGTMIQIKSGDWEHIYCHLSGYVSSSNQGTFLLDRNGGIQVWLGQEINAGTRIGRVGMTGRTTGPHLHWGLKHAGNLVDPALVLQAMYNQPTASLDDLVQPT
- the apa2 gene encoding Ap4A phosphorylase II codes for the protein MNELLSQIQRTTKHARQVGALHSLTTAQEIVIDHGIPFVVRILEQLARKENYQARQEKAKINPFLPYDENLFVCDLTPHHVCLLNKFNVVDHHILIITREFQPQETWLTLADFTALAHCLQRLDGLAFYNAGAIAGASQPHKHLQLIPFHANTETFAVPIDQVLSSLRTDFQPQQVPLFAFTHGIIPLPRDYEGNTLFEAYVSLLRFLQLLEGPFSPGPQTQPYNLLVTRRWMLLVRRSQDHYKNIPVNSLGFAGALLVRNQTQLAFLKQLTPLQLLRKVAAQRD
- a CDS encoding ABC transporter domain protein; this translates as MAQVAFHKIYKSFADRSSGKSTDVLRGINLQIQDGEFMVLVGASGCGKSTLLRLIAGLETATAGEILIGDRPVNDLPPKQRDIAMVFQNYALYPHLNVYDNIAFGLRRMPTAETKSSWVQNTWRGLTRPLPTAWRYQPTGEAQIRQRVQQVAQLLQIDHLLDRLPKQLSGGQKQRVALGRAIARNPQVFLMDEPLSNLDAALRSETRAQIVQLQHQLGITTIYVTHDQTEAMTMGDRIAVMHKGEILQVAPPLEVYNRPINRFVAEFIGSPPMNFLSVNVDINGVVEHPQFRFTAPDAWQSLLQPYRGRSLLLGIRPEHLRLSPAATKNLAVTIDLVEALGNETFLSAHLVDFPMVNLKVRISPNEKVSPQQQIWLAFDPEQLHFFDPETELSLGQPSRKDEAPASIR